The Raphanus sativus cultivar WK10039 unplaced genomic scaffold, ASM80110v3 Scaffold4138, whole genome shotgun sequence genome includes the window TGAACAGGCCTGGGGATATAACTCTCTTGGGTAAAGATGGTGCAAAGTGGCTGGCAAGTCTTCTGCTAGAAAGAAGAGGGCGAATGTGTTTAGGAAAGGGTTGGAAAGATTTTGCTAAAGCAAACGGCTTAAAGACTGGTGATTCCATCACGTTGGAGTCAATATGGGAAGACTCAACTCCTGTGCTCAGGCTGCTCAGTGATAGAAGGCAGCAGGGTGAGTGCTCAAAAGCAAGAGAGAAGGAGTCTGCTTTCACAGAACCTAGCAGTGGAAAcaggagagaagagagcagcATATACCCTCTTAGAAGGCTAGATTCATCTTTAGTAAACCAAAACCGATTTGAGACATCAACACTTTTTCCTGAAATAGTTCGTCATGGTGCTCATGATTATCAAATTGGCGAAATTGTTGTTTTCAGAGATGAAGGAGATATGATGTTCCAAGTCTCAGATTTAGAACCTAGATTCTCTGAGATTCAAAATGTGCTACCTCCAAGCAGCAACAATGATCAGGAAAACATTGGTAAGATCAGATTATGTTTAACTTCCAAACATATGTTAATGTGGAGAGTTGTTTTAGTCAAAATATGTTAATACGTTTTGAAGCTTTACACTTAAGGAAGAACTGAAAATTGAAGCTGTTTCTGGCAGACGTTATTGTGAATGGTAAACAATTTTAGGGTTTTTCTGATACAGGCAGCGTTTCGATAATAAGAAAAGAACGAGGCTTTTCATTATATGATGGAGATGGACATGATCAGTACAACATTGGTATAtctatttctcttctatttcatTGTAGTACCATATCTAGATGATTCTAAGGGTACTTTACTTACTTCGGTGGAGTGTTTCTACAGAGCTTCCGCTGAAGAAGAAAGTGAAGAAGAACAACCCAGGAACAGAAGCAGATCCTTCATCAGAACCCTCTTGTTTTGTAGCCCATGTCACAGCTTCTAATCTACGCACGGATGCACTGGTGATTATATTATTCAGTTTACTTTACTCCTTCAATAACTAAAATCTCTTGCTTAAATTTATGCAACTCATTAGCTAATTGATCTGTACTTCTAGTTTAGTTCAGTTTCATTAACTCTGGTTTGGAAGTAAATCAAAATTCCTTTTGGTGTTGTTTTGttggtttatttttgtttattttcccCTCTTTAACGTGTTTCATCTATAACCATTGAAGCCTAACCAAAGTGTGTCATTGTATTGAGCGATTTAATCTAATAACCCTTTTGTTGATCAGTCTTAATCTGCTGGTCTATGCAGCATCTTCCACAAGAATTTACAAGCTCAAATAGTCCGACACAGATATATTCGTCAAGCGAGAAACAATTAGCAACATTCACACTTGCACCTGTTGAGGTCAGAAATTGTAGACTGGTAAGATCGTTGTAACAACAACTGATTCAGAGGGTTAGTTTTCTCTAATCTATTCCTTGTTGGTCTTGACGCTTGTTCAAATCTCTACAGCGTCTTCCAATGCAATTCACAAGGGAGAATGGCATAAACAAGCCTGGGAAGATATATTTGTTAGGTAAAGACGGCTCAAAGTGGCTGGCAAATCTTCTCGTGGAAAGCAGAGGAAGAATGACTTTGGGTGACGGTTGGAAAAGTTTTGTTAAAGCAAACGGCTTAAAAACTGGTGAATCCTTCACACTCAAGTTGAATTGGGAAGACACAACTCCTGTGCTCAGTTTGTGCCCTCCGGAGTCTAACATTGACAGTAGAGAAGGAGGTGAGTGTTCAGAAGCAATGGAGAAAGAGCCTCTTCCCATAGTACCTACTACCAACGGAAAAGAGATCAGCAAAGAAGGTGAAAACAGCAAAAAAGAGAGCAGCTCATGGGAGAGAGAGACAAATCTTCTGGAATGGGGAGATTCAACTATACTAAGCCAAAACCGATTTCTGACACTAACAATCACACCTGACAGTCTCAAACATGGTAGACTGGTAAGTGTTCGTCAGTcatttcttgtttgttttacAGCATAACGAAATGGCATGTTTAAGTTCtctgttaaaatatttttatagcgTCTTCCGTTGGAATTTATGACGGAGAATAACATGAACAAGCCTGGAGATATAACTTTGCTGGGTAAAGATGGTGTAAAGTGGCTGGTTAGTCTTCTACTGGAAAAAAGAGGTAGAATGAGCTTGGGAAAAGGATGGAAAGATTTTGCTAAAGCAAACGGCTTAAAGACGGGTGACTCCATCACCTTCGAGTCAATTTGGGAAAACGCAACTCCTGTACTCAGTTTGCTCCGTGTAGAGTCTAACAATGATAGCGAGGTTTCAAAACAGTCGGGATTTAACAGTGGAAACAAGACCAGGAAAGCAGAGAACAGCAGAGAAGTGAGTAGATCACGGGATTTGGAGAAAATAAGAGAGTTGTCTTCAGCAATCCAAAGCCGGATCGTGATATTAACACTTACACCTGAAGGTGTCAGGGACTGTAAGATGGTAAGCTCATCAAACGAGACTCTCTCTAGCTTTAGAGGTGGGGTTAGCTTCTTCTTCAATTCTAATTGGTATTATTACTTTACATATCTCACAGCAACTTCCGAGTCAATTCATGTGGACTAATGGCATCATGAACCCTGGAAAGATAACTCTGTTGGGTAGAAGCGGGATGAAGTGGTTTGCATATTTACTGTCAAAAGATGGGACAATCGCCTTGGAGAATGGATGGAAAGGTTTCTGTGAGGCTAATGGGGTGATGGTAGGAGAATCTTTCGTTTTGGAATTCATTCCCACTGAAGGCGCAGACTATGTTTTCAAGTTCTACTCCAACTACGGATACCATATACAAAAATGTTAATTACAAGTATGCTTTTGTTTCAAACTGTGTCTATGGATATCATCACATGacagattttaaatatatcatttaacgGGTAGCCTTCTAACTTGTACCCTTGTGTCACACATGAGATTTTCAAAATTCTTGACCGAGGAGGATAAGTTGGTAATTAAAAGAGAACAATTGTTAAGAAAATTGAGaaaccaaattaaccaaaatcaaaccaagccataattttcaaaattgattttgactggcatgttttaaaattaactagattttgatctgcggTCCGAAAGCTGCGGTTCGAAAGCGCagatttttttacttttattaaatatattatttgtttgtagttattgaatatatttattttactaaactttctttataataaatttgacacatagAGTGTCAGTGGTAAATTATGTGcttctctgactttgttttatcGCTTCtccaatcaatatatttattttgacttgttgttaaaataaatgattttagaatgcaactgtacaatactaatacattgatattttgtttaaataatatgacatatttctatattaattaaataattatattttaatttaaactaaattttgacccgcactgtatattttaaaaataaattattatttatttttcatgtcaatatcaaagctgaagaaaaaaatttaaatctgaagaaccgaatcgatcacgatccgaaaaaatagtaccaaacctgaactaaaatttattaaatatccaaatatgCTTTTATTTCaaatgttattaaattttatttagaatagTGAGACcatcaactattttgaaacaaattttttttctaaacacctATTAAGATGATACGAAGAGAgtattcttttaatattttaaatgctatacgcaaaatactaaacctttaaatactaaatattaaatcctaaaacttttttttttgagaattaacTCTAAAACTTTGGATAAACGCAACTATATATGATAAATTTGCATATTGACATACTTTGGGCTTGGCCCTTTACACTTTGAGATACTTTAGACTAGCTTTTTCGAATTATATA containing:
- the LOC130507187 gene encoding B3 domain-containing protein REM-like 1 isoform X2, which produces MMFQVSDVGHSYCKIRDVEIPSSNNGSMKKHPYPRQEAGFSSNNDELPRKKNNPENEPGSSSTHTYTPVFLTQDFTSLGGLKRKCSPKRIISSDSSMGTRFVTFTLAPVDVRHCRLRLPMQFSRENGINKPGKVYLMGNDGSKWLANLLLESRGRMTVGDGWKSFVKANGLKIGESYTLELNWEDTTPVLSLCPTAVHSVGIRAEGECSEASENESLPIKRRSGTEVIKYENRKDERSSWEKDKSRDSSSASQNRFLTLTITPDSLRHGRLRLPLEFMTENSMNRPGDITLLGKDGAKWLASLLLERRGRMCLGKGWKDFAKANGLKTGDSITLESIWEDSTPVLRLLSDRRQQGECSKAREKESAFTEPSSGNRREESSIYPLRRLDSSLVNQNRFETSTLFPEIVRHGAHDYQIGEIVVFRDEGDMMFQVSDLEPRFSEIQNVLPPSSNNDQENIGSVSIIRKERGFSLYDGDGHDQYNIELPLKKKVKKNNPGTEADPSSEPSCFVAHVTASNLRTDALHLPQEFTSSNSPTQIYSSSEKQLATFTLAPVEVRNCRLRLPMQFTRENGINKPGKIYLLGKDGSKWLANLLVESRGRMTLGDGWKSFVKANGLKTGESFTLKLNWEDTTPVLSLCPPESNIDSREGGECSEAMEKEPLPIVPTTNGKEISKEGENSKKESSSWERETNLLEWGDSTILSQNRFLTLTITPDSLKHGRLRLPLEFMTENNMNKPGDITLLGKDGVKWLVSLLLEKRGRMSLGKGWKDFAKANGLKTGDSITFESIWENATPVLSLLRVESNNDSEVSKQSGFNSGNKTRKAENSREVSRSRDLEKIRELSSAIQSRIVILTLTPEGVRDCKMQLPSQFMWTNGIMNPGKITLLGRSGMKWFAYLLSKDGTIALENGWKGFCEANGVMVGESFVLEFIPTEGADYVFKFYSNYGYHIQKC
- the LOC130507187 gene encoding B3 domain-containing protein REM-like 1 isoform X3; its protein translation is MMFQVSDVGHSYCKIRDVEIPSSNNGQDNTGSMKKHPYPRQEAGFSSNNDELPRKKNNPENEPGSSSTHTYTPVFLTQDFTSLGGLKRKCSPKRIISSDSSMGTRFVTFTLAPVDVRHCRLRLPMQFSRENGINKPGKVYLMGNDGSKWLANLLLESRGRMTVGDGWKSFVKANGLKIGESYTLELNWEDTTPVLSLCPTAVHSVGIRAEGECSEASENESLPIKRRSGTEVIKYENRKDERSSWEKDKSRDSSSASQNRFLTLTITPDSLRHGRLRLPLEFMTENSMNRPGDITLLGKDGAKWLASLLLERRGRMCLGKGWKDFAKANGLKTGDSITLESIWEDSTPVLRLLSDRRQQGECSKAREKESAFTEPSSGNRREESSIYPLRRDEGDMMFQVSDLEPRFSEIQNVLPPSSNNDQENIGSVSIIRKERGFSLYDGDGHDQYNIELPLKKKVKKNNPGTEADPSSEPSCFVAHVTASNLRTDALHLPQEFTSSNSPTQIYSSSEKQLATFTLAPVEVRNCRLRLPMQFTRENGINKPGKIYLLGKDGSKWLANLLVESRGRMTLGDGWKSFVKANGLKTGESFTLKLNWEDTTPVLSLCPPESNIDSREGGECSEAMEKEPLPIVPTTNGKEISKEGENSKKESSSWERETNLLEWGDSTILSQNRFLTLTITPDSLKHGRLRLPLEFMTENNMNKPGDITLLGKDGVKWLVSLLLEKRGRMSLGKGWKDFAKANGLKTGDSITFESIWENATPVLSLLRVESNNDSEVSKQSGFNSGNKTRKAENSREVSRSRDLEKIRELSSAIQSRIVILTLTPEGVRDCKMQLPSQFMWTNGIMNPGKITLLGRSGMKWFAYLLSKDGTIALENGWKGFCEANGVMVGESFVLEFIPTEGADYVFKFYSNYGYHIQKC
- the LOC130507187 gene encoding B3 domain-containing protein REM-like 1 isoform X1, with product MMFQVSDVGHSYCKIRDVEIPSSNNGQDNTGSMKKHPYPRQEAGFSSNNDELPRKKNNPENEPGSSSTHTYTPVFLTQDFTSLGGLKRKCSPKRIISSDSSMGTRFVTFTLAPVDVRHCRLRLPMQFSRENGINKPGKVYLMGNDGSKWLANLLLESRGRMTVGDGWKSFVKANGLKIGESYTLELNWEDTTPVLSLCPTAVHSVGIRAEGECSEASENESLPIKRRSGTEVIKYENRKDERSSWEKDKSRDSSSASQNRFLTLTITPDSLRHGRLRLPLEFMTENSMNRPGDITLLGKDGAKWLASLLLERRGRMCLGKGWKDFAKANGLKTGDSITLESIWEDSTPVLRLLSDRRQQGECSKAREKESAFTEPSSGNRREESSIYPLRRLDSSLVNQNRFETSTLFPEIVRHGAHDYQIGEIVVFRDEGDMMFQVSDLEPRFSEIQNVLPPSSNNDQENIGSVSIIRKERGFSLYDGDGHDQYNIELPLKKKVKKNNPGTEADPSSEPSCFVAHVTASNLRTDALHLPQEFTSSNSPTQIYSSSEKQLATFTLAPVEVRNCRLRLPMQFTRENGINKPGKIYLLGKDGSKWLANLLVESRGRMTLGDGWKSFVKANGLKTGESFTLKLNWEDTTPVLSLCPPESNIDSREGGECSEAMEKEPLPIVPTTNGKEISKEGENSKKESSSWERETNLLEWGDSTILSQNRFLTLTITPDSLKHGRLRLPLEFMTENNMNKPGDITLLGKDGVKWLVSLLLEKRGRMSLGKGWKDFAKANGLKTGDSITFESIWENATPVLSLLRVESNNDSEVSKQSGFNSGNKTRKAENSREVSRSRDLEKIRELSSAIQSRIVILTLTPEGVRDCKMQLPSQFMWTNGIMNPGKITLLGRSGMKWFAYLLSKDGTIALENGWKGFCEANGVMVGESFVLEFIPTEGADYVFKFYSNYGYHIQKC